tcagagctgcagtcacagttctgcagtcacatccagagctgcagtcactattctagtgttacatcatgtcttattctccagtcacatccagagctgcagtcactattctgctgttaacTTATGTCTTATCATCCAgcaacatccagagctgcagtcactattctgtagTTACATCCTGCTTTATcagccagtcacatccagagctgcagtcactattctgctgttacataatGTCTTATCCTCCATTCATCTttagagctgcaatcactattctgctgttacataaagtcttattctccagtcacatccagagctgcagtccttattctgctgttacatcatgtcttatcctccatTCACCTTTAGAGCTGCAGTctttattctgctgttacatcatgtctcatCCTCcactcacctccagagctgcagtcactattctgctgttatatcgtgtcttatcctccagtcacatccagagctgctgtcactattctgctgttacattatGTCCTACTCTCCAGTCACATccggagctgcagtcactattctactgttacatcatgtctcatCCTCCAGTCAattccagagcagcactcagtattcggctgttacatcatgtcatatactccagccacatccagagctgcagtgacTATTTTGCTATTACATCTTGTgttatcctccagtcacatccagtgcTGAAGCCACTATTCATCTGTTACATTcagtctaagggtgactacccactagcgggttttttctgctgcgaatttgctcctattttttcttccaattgtcaatgggacttcctaatgtcaaaaccgcaacgcaacgcaactttgcgtttttaacattagaaagtcccatggacaattggaagaaaaaataggagcaaatttgcagcagaaaaaaaaatgctagtgggtagtcacccttatcctGCAGTCACCTCCAGACCTCCAGtctctattctgctgttacatcatgtcttatcatCCAGTCAGCTTTAGAGCTGCAGTCAGTATTctactgttacatcatgtcttatcctccagtcacatccagtgcTGCAGTCACTATTTTGCTGTTACAtccctccagtcacctccagagcggCAGTCACTATTctactgttacatcatgtcttatcctaCAGTCATTTTCAGAGCAGCACTCAGTaattggctgttacatcatgtcatatactccagtcacctccagagctgcagtcactattctgctgttacacccagtcacctccagagcttcAGTCAGTATTCTACAATTACATAGTGTCTAATCCTCcagccacatccagagctgcagtcactattctgctgttacattatgtcttatcctccagtcacatccagtgcTGCAGTTCCTATTTTGCAGTTACATCATGTGTTATCCTCCAGTCATattcagagctgcagtcactattctgctgttacatcatgttttatcctccagtcacctttAGAGCTTCAGTCACTATTCTATTATTACATagtgtcttatcctccagccacatccagagctgcagtcactattctgctgttacatcatgtcttaccctctagtcacctccagagctgcagtcactattctactgttacatcatgtcttatcctcaAGTCatttccagagcagcactcagtattcggctgttacatcatgtcatatactccagccacatccagagctgcagtcactattttgCTGTTAAacccagtcacctccagagctgcagtcactattctgcagttacatcctgcatcaCCTGGAGCTCGTCATGCAGTTCTGCAGTCACAtcctgtcttatcctccagtcacatccagtgctgcagtcaccatttttctgttgcatcatgttttatcctccagtcacctttagagctgcagtcactgttctgctgttacatcaggtctaatcctccagtcacatccagagctgcagtcactattcttctGTTATATCATGTCTTATCCTACAGTTATTTCCAAAGCAGCACTCAGTTTTCGGGTGTTACAACATgtcatatactccagtcacatccagagctgcagtcactattctgctgtaacATTatgtcttctactccagtcacatccagagctgcagttacacccgggagaggggcaggggaggaaATACTTTTGAAACTCAAAATTCTGCAGTCATTTCCGCTACACTCCATGATTGGGTTCCTTTGTAGTAAGTGCCTCCTGGTTGCATCTGTGCTCGTGGTTGATGTAACAAGGCATTCAGGCTCTGATTACTCTCCTTTTAAGGAAATCTCTGCTGCTGATCTCCCGTTTGTCCTGTCGCTTGGTGCCGATTTCCTGCCTGTTCTGCCCCTCGTTGCTAATATACCCCCTGTATGTCCTGCCACTCCGTGCTAATATACCCCCCCCTATTTGTCCTGCTGCTCCGTGCTGATATACCCCTGTCTATTCTGCCACTCAATACTGATATACCCACTGTCTGCCCTGTCCCTTGGTGCTGATGTCCCTCTCCTGCTGCTACTCCATGCATTGTAAAACCTGTCAGGACAAGAGGGGGTGGACATGGTGTAGAAGCATCAGTAGAGCTCCTCCGGTGAGGGTAAAGGTAGAGGTCCTGTTAGGTATCCTGGGAGTGAAGTAGTGAACGAGGTACGTACATTGGAAATTGAGTGCTGTGCAGCCAACCCGGTAACAGGTACAATCTGTTGGGTGACTTATAGTAAATGTAATGAGGATGGTCAAGAAAAAACTGGGACTAAGGTGCCAGCCTTAGATGTACATACTGGCCTTATACTACAACCCTTAGATGTATATACAGGTCTTATACTACAACCCGTAGATATACATACAGGTCTTATACTACAACCCGTAGATATACATACAGGTCTTATACTACAGCCCTTAGATGTACATACAGGTCTTATACTACAACCCTTAGATACATATACAGGTCTTATACTACAACCCTTAGATGTACATGCAGGTCTTATACTACAACCCTTAGATGTACATACAAGTCCCATACTACAACCTTTAGATGTACATACAAGTCCCATACTACAACCCCGAGATGTACATACAGGTCTCATGCTACAACCCTTAGATGGACAATCATTCAAGTCTTATACTACAACCTTACATGTATATACAGGTCTTATACTACAACCCTTACATGTACATACAGGTCTTATACTACAACCCGTAGATATACATACAGGTCTTATACTACAACGCTTAGATGTACATACAGGTCTTATACAACAACGTTTAGATGTACATAGAGGTCTTATACTACAACCCTAAGATGTACATACAGGTCTAATACTACAACCCTTAGATGAACATATAGGTCTTATACTACAACCCTTAGATGGGCAAACAGGTGTTATGCTACAACCCTTAGATGTACAAACTGGTCTTATGCTACAAACCTTAGATGTACGTACAGGTTTTATACTACAAGCCACAGATTGACATACAAGTCTTATACTACAACACTTAGATGGACAAACATAAAGGTCCTATACTGCAACCCTTAGatgtatatacagatcttatactaCAACTCTTACATGTACATAGAGGTCTTATAATACAACCCTTAGATGTACATATAGGTCTTATACTAGGACTCATAGATGGAAAATTATACAGGTCTTACACTAAAACCCTTAGATGTACATACAGGTCTTATACTACAACCCTTAGATGTACATACAGGTCTTATACTACAACACTTAGATGTACATACAGGTCTTATACTACAACCCTTAGAGGGACATACAGCTCTTATACTTTAACCCTTAGATGTACATACACGTCTTATACTACAACCCTTAGATGTACATACAGGTCTTATACTACAACCCTTACATGTAGATACACGTCTTCTACTACAACCCTTAGATGTACATACAGGTCTTATATTACAACCCTTAGATATACATACAGGTCTTATACTACAACCCTTACATGTATATACAAGTCGTATACTACAAGCCTTAGATGGACATAAAGGTCTTATACTACAACCCTTACATGTAGATAGAAGTCTTATACTACACCCCTTAGATGGACATACACgtcttataataataataaactttatttgtatagcaccaacatattccgcagcgcttacatagacagggggatacagaaagacaaaaagtacaaacataacagaaccacggttacatagtaatcagttgatggaaacaataggggtgcgggtcctgctccaacgagcttacatactacaagtaatggggtgatacagaaggtaaaggggctggagatgtgcactgtatggcgaggtggagtgtaagcgatgttatacacatagacaatggtcagacatttagccgtgtgacagcagaagcACTATGACTGCAGGTTACTACAACCTTTAGATGGGCATACATGTCTTATACCACAACCCTTAGATGGACATACAGGTCTTATACTACACACCTTAGGTTACATACAGGTCTGATACTACAACCCATAGATAGACATACAGGTCTTCTACTACAACCCTTAGATGGACATACACGTCTTATACTACAACCTTTAGCTGGACATGCAGGTCTTATGctacaacaccctgatgtacataCAGGTCTTATACTACAACCCTAACACGTACATACAGGTCCTTTAATACAACCCTTAAAGGTATATACAGGTCTTATGCTGCAGCCTTTAAATGTACATACACGTCTTATACTACAACCCTAACATGTACATACAGGTCCTTTAATACAACCCTTAAATGTACATACAGGTCTTATACTACAACTTTTGGATGGACAATCATACAGGTCTTATGTTACAACCATTAGATATACATACAAGTCTTATACGACGACCCTTAGACAGACAAATCATACAGGTCTTATACTATAGCCGTTAGATGTACATACAGCTCTTATACTACAACACCTAGATTTACTTACAGGTCTTATAATACAACCCTTAGATTCACATACAGGTCTTATGCTGCAACACTTAGATGTAGATATAGTTCTTATACTACAACGCTTAGATGTCCATACAGGTCTAATGCTACAGCTCTTAGATGTACATACAGGTCTTATACTACGACCCTTAGATGGACAATCATACCAGTTTTATACTGCACACCATAGGTGTACATGCAGGTCTTACACTACAACCCTTACATGTACATGCAGGTCTTATACTACAAGCTCTAGATGGACATACAGGTCCTATACTACAACCCTTAGATGCACATACAGGTCTTATACTACAACCTTACATGTACATACAGGTCTTATACTACAACCCTTAGATGTACATAGAGGTCTTATACTACAACCTTTAGATGTACATACAGGTCTTATACTACAACCTTACATGTACATACAGGTCTGATACTACAACCCTTAGATGTACATAGAGGTCTTATACTACAACCTTTGAATGTACATACAGGTCTTATACTACAACCCTTACATGTACATACAAGTCTTATACTACAACCCTTAGGTGGACATACACGTCTTATACTACAACCTTTAGCTGGACATGCAGGTCTTATGctacaacaccctgatgtacataCAGGTCTTATACTACAACCCTAACATGTACATACAGGTCCTTTAATACAACCCTTAAATGTACATACAGGTCTTATACTACAACTTTTGGATGGACAATCATACAGGTCTTATGTTACAACCATTAGATATACATACAAGTCTTATACGACGACCCTTAGACAGACAAATCATACAGGTCTTATACTATAGCAGTTAGATGTACATACAGCTCTTATACTACAACACCTAGATTTACTTACAGGTCTTATAATACAACCCTTAGATTCACATACAGGTCTTATGCTGCAACACTTAGATGTACATATAGTTCTTACACTACAACCCTTAGATGTCCATACAGGTCTAATGCTACAGCTCTTAGATGTACTTACAGGTCTTATACTACGACCCTTAGATGGACAATCATACCAGTTTTATACTGCACACCTTAGGTGTACATGCAGGTCTTACACTACAACCCTTACATGTACATGCAGGTCTTATACTACAAGCTCTAGATAGACATACAGGTCCTATACCACAACCCTTAGATGCACATACAGGTCTTCTACTACAACCTTTAGATGTAGATACAGGTCTTATACTACAACCTTACATGTACATACAGGTCTTATACTACAACCCTTAGATGTACATAGAGGTCTTATACTACAACCTTTAGATGTACATACAGGTCTTATACTACAACCCTTACATGTACATACAAGTCTTATACTACAACCCTTAGATGTACATACAGGTCTTATACTACAACCCTTAGATGGACATACTGGTCTTATACTACAACCCTTACATGTACATACAGGTCTTATACTACAACCCTTAGATGGACATACTGGTCTTATACTACAACCCTTAGATGCACATACAGGTCTTCTACTACAACCTTACATGTACATACTGGTCTCATACTACAACCccagccgcccgggagcaggagcctgctgagatttgccgcccgcgagtggagaatcgctatgattctccgctcgtggacgggtGGGCTGCACTTTCCAACCTTTAGATGGACATTCAGGTCTTATACTACAACCCTTAAATGAACATACAGGTCTTATACTACAACCTTTTGATGGACATACAGGTCTTATGCTACAACCTTAGAAGTACACACAGGTCTTACACTACAACCCTTAGATATACACACAGGTCCTATACTACAACCCTTAGATATAAATACAGGTCTTATACTACAACCCCTAGATGGAAATATAGGTCTTATGCTACAACACTTATATGTACAAACAGGTCTTATGCTACAACCCTTAGATGTACATACAAGTCTTATGCTACAGCCCTTAGATGGACAATTATACAGGTCTTATACTACAACCCTTAGATGTACTTATAGGTCTTATACATCAACCCTTAGATACACAAACAGGTCCTATACTACAAACCTTAGGGGTACATACAGGTCTTATACTACAACCCTTAGATGTACATGCAAGTATTGTGCTACAACCCTTAGATGGACATACAGGACTTATACTACAACCCTTAGAGGGACATACAGCTCTTATACTTTAACCCTTAGATGTACATACACGTCTTATACTAAAACCCTTAGATGTACTTACAGGTCTTATACTACAACCCTTAGATGTATATACGCACTCCTGATATATCTGAAGTCCTCCTTTTTCTGTATGCATATTGGATTGAATTATTGCATGTATAAGGACTGACTACTATATTTATTATACTAATGTATTGGCTTGTCTAAAGGTAATATTACTACTTTGTGTGAACCTGTTTATATGGACACCGTATATACcatgttttttaaacattttagtaATTTTGAAGTCTATTAAAAATCTGTTTAATATGCTCCTGTATCTTGTATGCTGGACTTAGTGGTTTCGTGTAATCTAAGGGTTGCACATGACCTGTATGTGCATCTAAAGGTtgtgccttagggctcctgcacactgacgATTTtctaacgcgaatgtcaataagactttctaatgttaaaaatgcatcgcacaaaaatcacaagtttgtgccttGCGATTTTTATGCGATGTGTTTgtacattagaaagtcttattgaaatttgcgtaaaaaaaaaaatgcaatgatattgcaatcgccagtgtgcaggagccctaagtctcAGTTTGTTCTTGACCTTCATCAATACAGGAGGAAGATGTGTACAACTGTAGTGTATAGCTTAAATAGGAttgtctgcactgatacattgtaacaagccctCCAGTGTGAGAAGCCCTACCCAAGTCTGGCACCTAGAACAAACTTTACATAACTAAACAGTACAGGAGGCTCCAAGGAGCTTTCAATCTTCTTCCCCACTTCTCAGTCTTTTTTCTTTCTCAATCTTAAACTATTCACCAACTCAGAAAAACTGCTAAATCAGTCTTGTTATAAACAAGCACTGACCGACCAGATTACATGCTgaccattggagtctatggagagagaaaagggagaggacaGGAGgagccaagagagagagagagagtagcaGATATACACATAGACTGTACAATGTTCTCCATTCTGCTGCTTCTCTGCATATGATAGATAAGGGACCAGGATCGCCTCTACGTGTACAGTGTCTGGAAGaggtaggggagcaggatctgctCTTTTCCATGTGtaaagtgtatgggagagatagagataggagagcagaatctcctcttctctatatacagtgtatgggaAAGACAGAGATAGATAAGCAGAatttcctattctgtatgtgcaatgtatgtgagagagataggggagcaggatctcctttcCTCTATATGTACAATGTATGGTGGAGATAAAgctggggagcaggatctcctcttctctatgtgtactATGTATGtgaaagagagagataggggagcaggatcaaCTTTTCTCTATGTGTACGATGTATGGTGGAGATAAAgctggggagcaggatctcctcttctctatgtgtacaatgtatgggagagatagagagaggggTGCAGCATCttattttctttatgtgtacagtgtatgggggagataggggagcaggatctcctcttctctatgtgtacagtgtatgggagagctggatataggggagcaggatctcctcttctctgtgtgtacagtgtatgggagagatggatataggggagcaggatctcctcttctctatgtgtacagtgtatgggggaGCAGGATCTTCTCTTCTCTCTGTGTAGTGTATGGGGGAGCAGGAtcttctcttctctatgtgtacagtgtatgggagagataatGGTAGAGGAACAGGACCTACTCTTCTCTGTGTGTACTTTGTAtgggagatagagataggggagcaggatctcttcttctctgtgTGTGCTTTGTATTGGGGGAGATAGAGATTGGGGATCAAGAGCTcttctcctctatgtgtacagtgtatgggagagttaGCAATCGGAGAGCaagatctcctcttctctatctcttcCCAAACACAGTGCACATAGAGAaggggagatcctgctccctaatCTTTATCTCTACATAAACtgtgcacacagagaagaggagatcctgctcccatatctctatctttcacatacactgtacacataaagaagaggagatcctgctcccctatgtctatgtgtacagtgtatgtgaGAGATAATGattggggagcaggatctcttcttctctgtttgtacagtgtatgggagagataggcaTAGGGGAGCAAGATcgcctcttctctatgtgtacagtatatgggagagatagagataggggagcaggatttcCTCTTCTCTCTGTGTATAGTGTATGGAGACTGCACGACTCAAAGCAATCAGAAAATCAAAGCAATCAGAAAGATAGGGTTAAATGATTGATTGTGTATCAGTATCATAAAAGAGGAACTTCACTCCTCACCAGAGGTAGGTTGGGTCTGGAGTACACCTACCCCAAGAGGGTAATGAGGGGAACAATATTATGTAGTTGGGCTACTTACCTTGAACCCTGGGGACTGTTGAGGATGAGCTCCAGTTGCTCGGAGTTGTCCACTGACATCAGAccatcccccatataatgtctatGGGGGCTTCAGTGTAGAATGGAGACCAGAGGATTCTGGGTAAGACTTTTATTCATTACGCAGGAggtaaaaaatgtacaaatactAGAAATGATGAGAAATTGTTACACAAGGCAATAAATAGGGCAAAGGGACGGCGGAGGAGGGCAGAGAaagaaggaggagggaggaaagaagagggtggaggaggtgagagcaagaaggaaagaggaggagggCAGAGGATGAAGGAAGAGAAAAGAGAGTAAAAAGGAGGAGGGGAAAAAGAAGGGGGTAGAAGaagaggaagggggaggagggagaaaagAGAAGGATAGAGGGCGAAGATTGAGGAAAGAAGAGGATAATGGAGCAGGGCAAAAGAAGACAGAGGATGAAGGAGGAGATGGGTGGAAACACGATgaaggaaggaagaaggaggagggtgaagaAAGTCTGAAGAGTGCAGAGAAATGGAGAATAAGGTGGAGGTAGCAGAACAGAGTGGAGGGGGTtgaggaggaagaaagaaggtAGAGAAGGATAGAGAAGTGTGGAGATGGAGGAAGGTAAGGCAGAGGAGAATGGTGTAGGAGGGCAGAGTGTCCCCGTCATGTCTCCCCCGATGACTTGTTCTGCTCTGGGGCCATGAACTGCACCTTGGGCATCATGAGTCCTGAGTTGTTGCGCCGCATGGAGTTGGTGCGCCTCATGGAGTTGTTCCTTCTCATGGAGTTGCGCTTCCTCAGGGAGTTTTGGTGGGACAGCTCACTCTTCTGAAGGGTCTGGATCAATATGGATGGCTTCTCATCCAGCTCGCGGGCGCTGCAGCGGGGTGTGGCCACTTTAGTTGTGTTGCCAAACTTGGAATAGTCCACAGAGTAGACGCCTTCCTCCTCCGAGACGATTGGCACAAAGCGGTGACCCCACAGGATCTCCTCTGTGATGTAAGAGGTCCGAGCCTGGGTTGTGATCCCTGTGGTCTCCACTACTCCTTCTAGGATGACGATGATCTCCAGGTCCTGAGTGGACAGGTCAGAGGCGGACACGTCGTACAGCGGACTCCTCTTATCTACCACATGACAGATAATCAGCGGCGCCACTAAAAACATGTTATTGCTGTCAATCGAGTTGTCCACGGGGACATCGATCTGCTGGATGGGGATGACCTCGCCTTCCGGAGTGACCGTTTTCCTGACCACCTGAATCCTCACGGAGGCGTTGATGATCATGCTCTTACGCAGGTCCCCGATGCGGAACATGAGACAAAGCTTCCCGTTCCTCACAGCTATGACAGCATGGCGGCTGAAGATCAGGGTCTCGGCCCGGCGGTGGGACTGCGCTGTTTTCATGAAGATGCAACCCAACATGACGGCGTTTACAATCAAACCAACAATATTTTGTATAATCAGGAGGGTGATGGCGAGGAGGCATTCTTCTGTCATCACGCGCAACCCAAACCCAATAGTCACTTGAACCTCAATGGAGAAAAGAAAGGCAGCTGTAAATGAcctggaggaggaaaaaatggcGGTCACTGCACAGATCCAGATAGGAACTTCTTATTATCCACATAATAAAAACCTATTCTGGGGCGCTGCCGCCATGACTGTCATGGGGTGCTGTAGCTGTCACTGCTCCGAGCTGGTGTaggtttctgctataatgtaTGCCAGTCATGGGCTGATGCAACAACGCCCCCTATCACTAGGCCCTGCCCTCTCTTTAAAAAAGTCGCAAATGTAAAAGTacgaaaagttgcaatttttgtaTGCCAGTTTGTACAAACCTTCATAGATGTGCCCCAATATGCCTATGAAAGAGCTAAGCTGCTGCAGCACTGACAGGAAGTGTAATGAGAGGAACACAGCAGCAAACAAGCCGCAGGAACTTCAGAAATGCATCATTTACGAAAGAATGTTTTCCTGATTTGTAGTAAAACGAAGACAATAAAGGTTAAAGTGTTGAATTTACAGAGCGCAAAACATAACGATTGCACAAATCTGCCTGAGCATATTGTAGTAAAATGGTTTCTCCATCAAAGTTAAAAAACTCATAAGAACCCAAAGCAAGAGGATGCAGCATTCAGAGCGCCCCCTCCAGAA
The nucleotide sequence above comes from Eleutherodactylus coqui strain aEleCoq1 chromosome 2, aEleCoq1.hap1, whole genome shotgun sequence. Encoded proteins:
- the KCNJ8 gene encoding ATP-sensitive inward rectifier potassium channel 8; translated protein: MLARKSIIPEEYVLARIAAENLRKPRIRDRLRKARFVAKNGACNVAHKNIREQGRFLQDVFTTLVDLKWRHTLVIFTMTFLCSWLLFAMMWWLVAFGHGDMDIRENSMSWEPCVDNVKSFTAAFLFSIEVQVTIGFGLRVMTEECLLAITLLIIQNIVGLIVNAVMLGCIFMKTAQSHRRAETLIFSRHAVIAVRNGKLCLMFRIGDLRKSMIINASVRIQVVRKTVTPEGEVIPIQQIDVPVDNSIDSNNMFLVAPLIICHVVDKRSPLYDVSASDLSTQDLEIIVILEGVVETTGITTQARTSYITEEILWGHRFVPIVSEEEGVYSVDYSKFGNTTKVATPRCSARELDEKPSILIQTLQKSELSHQNSLRKRNSMRRNNSMRRTNSMRRNNSGLMMPKVQFMAPEQNKSSGET